In Mycoplasmopsis maculosa, one genomic interval encodes:
- a CDS encoding iron-sulfur cluster assembly scaffold protein has product MKHYLNPKYKNENIKTKFIKHGESCADYLEFDFELQENVIKNLIFNGSGCAFFIASTDMLINKINGMTKNEAISFIQLYKRLLEGEKLIDEEYNKLGELVVFDNVHLHYNRLNCTLMLARPLLEDLNKNE; this is encoded by the coding sequence ATGAAGCATTATTTAAATCCTAAGTATAAAAATGAAAACATTAAAACTAAGTTTATAAAACACGGAGAATCATGTGCAGACTACTTAGAGTTTGATTTTGAACTGCAAGAAAATGTTATTAAAAATTTAATTTTTAATGGTTCTGGATGTGCATTTTTTATAGCTTCAACAGATATGTTAATAAACAAAATAAATGGTATGACAAAAAATGAAGCCATTTCATTTATACAACTTTATAAAAGATTATTAGAAGGTGAAAAATTAATTGATGAAGAGTACAATAAATTAGGGGAATTAGTTGTATTTGATAATGTTCATTTGCATTATAATAGATTAAATTGTACTTTAATGCTAGCGAGACCTCTTTTAGAAGATTTAAACAAAAATGAGTAA
- a CDS encoding ABC transporter permease — protein MNSKTRFKHNLNKRSLLVLPYLLIAILLVFIPIILIIINAFVHTGDNGIDPTILVRDTKTWDKIGRSLLIGVLSAIISLFIAFPYSYFIARTKNKVVQIYALSLILSPMVIFTIAKIYAIKGFFLTIAPTENDLNAIWFMVLGLTYLNLPYMIMPLYSVIKDMPNNILEASSDLGYNHTKTFFKVILPYCSKAILSGLGLIFLSSATTFVISEKLLPDGSQLQTIGELINKYTNPANKAEIAIGTTLVLVVSAVFIGSYAIINFVPKLIIKLKRGGNYE, from the coding sequence ATGAATTCAAAAACTAGATTTAAGCATAATTTAAATAAAAGAAGTTTATTAGTACTTCCTTATTTATTAATTGCTATCTTATTAGTTTTTATCCCTATAATTTTAATAATTATAAATGCCTTTGTTCACACAGGAGACAATGGTATTGATCCTACAATTTTAGTAAGAGATACAAAAACATGAGATAAAATTGGAAGAAGTTTATTAATTGGAGTTCTTTCAGCAATTATTTCACTTTTCATTGCTTTCCCTTACTCTTACTTTATTGCAAGAACTAAAAACAAAGTGGTTCAAATTTACGCATTAAGCTTAATATTAAGTCCAATGGTAATTTTTACAATTGCTAAAATTTATGCAATAAAGGGATTTTTCTTAACAATAGCACCAACAGAAAATGATCTAAACGCTATTTGATTTATGGTTTTAGGTTTAACTTATTTAAATTTACCTTATATGATTATGCCTTTATATTCTGTTATTAAAGATATGCCAAATAACATTTTAGAAGCTTCAAGTGATTTAGGATATAACCACACTAAAACATTTTTTAAAGTTATATTACCTTATTGTTCTAAGGCTATTTTAAGTGGTTTAGGGTTAATCTTCTTATCAAGTGCTACAACATTTGTTATCAGTGAAAAATTATTACCAGATGGTAGTCAATTACAAACTATCGGTGAATTAATTAATAAATATACAAACCCTGCTAATAAAGCAGAAATAGCAATAGGAACTACTTTAGTTTTAGTTGTATCAGCCGTATTTATAGGTTCATACGCAATTATAAATTTTGTTCCAAAATTAATAATCAAACTAAAAAGAGGTGGTAATTATGAGTAA
- a CDS encoding DUF5378 family protein encodes MYISLFFTATFSFFILIVLISYKFKEILLNHASKILIGIFMLAYFSILRWVPNIKDFINNENPSSISISRTFLLDLCPAMFVALSLVLVFDFKNKLLPYFSVAAFICGFITYIFVPITESYVVKDSSSLLDYKYLFIGTDANKMYFMMHYQLMLFGFIYFILTPKFKLITLFNISTGLFIYMLYVIFISRLYNVTQNATGLVEFDWSEYGEYSVLGSKFGNNIWLNSFIYIIVFSILCLLIRISIYPIIFTKKSILLKKELKKI; translated from the coding sequence ATGTATATATCATTATTTTTTACAGCAACTTTTTCTTTTTTTATATTAATAGTGCTTATTTCATATAAATTTAAAGAAATTTTATTAAATCATGCTAGTAAAATATTAATTGGCATTTTTATGCTTGCGTATTTTTCTATATTAAGGTGAGTTCCTAATATAAAAGATTTTATCAATAATGAAAATCCAAGTAGCATAAGTATTAGTAGGACGTTTTTATTAGATTTATGTCCAGCTATGTTTGTTGCTTTATCCTTGGTTTTAGTTTTTGATTTCAAAAATAAATTATTACCTTATTTCTCTGTTGCAGCTTTTATTTGTGGTTTTATTACATATATTTTTGTTCCTATTACAGAAAGTTATGTTGTTAAGGATTCATCTTCCTTATTAGATTATAAATACTTATTCATTGGCACTGATGCTAATAAAATGTATTTTATGATGCATTATCAATTAATGTTATTTGGTTTTATTTATTTTATATTGACTCCAAAATTTAAATTAATAACTTTATTTAATATATCAACCGGATTATTTATTTATATGTTATATGTTATATTTATTTCTAGATTATATAATGTAACTCAAAATGCTACAGGTTTAGTTGAATTTGACTGATCTGAATACGGTGAATATTCTGTTTTAGGGTCTAAATTCGGTAATAATATTTGACTAAATTCATTTATTTATATAATAGTATTTTCAATATTATGTTTATTGATTAGAATATCTATTTATCCAATTATTTTTACTAAAAAATCTATTTTACTTAAAAAAGAATTAAAAAAAATATAA
- a CDS encoding aminotransferase class V-fold PLP-dependent enzyme yields the protein MKNIRELFNMADKITYLDSAALALKPNIAIEASNDFYLNHSVSTRTSDSPLGIKTVNIIKETRKKVANLIEAKSDEIIFTSGTTDSLNKAANMLKSLLKKDDVILLSAYNHSSNLKPWISIAEETGAKVLIEENLIDFINEKTKIIAYSQMTNNFTYNSNTDEIYEKANKYGALVVNDAAQAIIYEQVSLEKSHIVAFSCNKFYGPTGLGILAIQEKLLNELPPVVYGGGAVLGMNKDKTFVLKKGYELHEPGTLNLAGIFMFNKSLDFFNEIGGYNSVQKILDDLSLYAYNKLSKIKNVTIYTNPKDHIILINVKNINSQDVSHYLGQKNIYVRSGIFCAQYLKHIKKDSSYLRISLGIYNNYDDIDKLAYELENGGDFLVI from the coding sequence ATGAAAAATATAAGAGAATTATTTAATATGGCTGATAAAATTACTTATTTAGACAGTGCAGCACTAGCTCTTAAACCTAATATTGCAATAGAAGCTTCGAATGATTTTTATTTGAATCATTCAGTAAGTACAAGAACTTCTGATTCTCCATTAGGAATTAAAACCGTTAATATAATAAAAGAAACGAGAAAAAAAGTAGCTAATTTAATTGAAGCTAAAAGCGATGAAATTATTTTTACTTCTGGAACTACTGATTCATTAAATAAAGCTGCAAATATGCTTAAATCTTTATTGAAAAAAGATGATGTAATTTTATTATCAGCATACAATCATTCTTCAAATTTAAAACCTTGAATCTCAATAGCTGAAGAAACAGGTGCTAAAGTTTTAATAGAAGAAAATTTAATAGACTTTATTAATGAAAAAACAAAAATAATTGCTTATTCTCAAATGACTAACAATTTTACCTACAATAGTAATACGGATGAAATTTACGAAAAAGCAAATAAATATGGTGCTTTAGTAGTTAATGATGCTGCTCAAGCTATTATCTATGAACAAGTGAGTCTTGAAAAGAGTCACATTGTTGCATTCAGTTGTAATAAATTTTATGGTCCGACTGGATTAGGGATATTAGCAATTCAAGAAAAATTACTAAATGAACTACCTCCTGTTGTTTATGGCGGAGGAGCAGTTTTAGGAATGAATAAAGATAAAACTTTTGTTTTAAAAAAAGGCTATGAGTTACATGAGCCTGGAACATTGAATTTAGCTGGAATTTTTATGTTTAATAAATCATTAGACTTTTTTAATGAAATTGGTGGTTATAATTCTGTTCAAAAAATTCTTGACGATTTAAGCTTATATGCATACAATAAATTATCGAAAATAAAAAATGTAACTATTTACACAAATCCAAAAGATCATATTATTTTAATTAATGTAAAAAATATTAACTCACAAGATGTTTCACATTATTTAGGTCAAAAAAACATATATGTTAGATCAGGCATTTTTTGTGCTCAATATTTAAAACACATAAAAAAAGATTCATCTTACTTAAGAATTAGTTTAGGAATTTATAATAATTATGATGATATTGATAAATTAGCATATGAATTAGAAAACGGAGGTGATTTTCTTGTTATATAA
- a CDS encoding Y-family DNA polymerase has product MSNKVIFHIDFDSYFVSAHRTVDFSLKNKPVGVGKKGSKSICSSISYELKNKGVKVAWPKFKILQYEPNTIFVEPNFDLYITLSNKIFDYISKKYSKLIEVFSIDECWLDVTDLTNIDNSLFYANIIKKDILETFDIPISIGISYNKFLAKMSSDLAKPFGITLTKKEDIEKNIWKLPIEKYFGIGKSSSVKLRNIKINTIEDLAKSSHLDQNIYNIFGKRTQKYINEANGISSDELELEHNELKEIGNEVTFSEIDIDDKKDIYKIIKMLSEKVSHRAYNRSMLATVISFLVRNNEGKWYSKQITFKKPTNDFEFIYKTSIKLFDKYWNEELIKGVGIRLKNLIFEFDYYKQLNLFEDYKEDNSKINNLIRNINNKFKKSVLKTGYQFEREKTKNSIQSRYIQNDILKK; this is encoded by the coding sequence ATGAGTAATAAAGTAATTTTTCATATTGACTTTGATTCTTATTTTGTAAGCGCACATAGAACAGTAGATTTTAGTTTAAAAAATAAACCAGTTGGTGTAGGAAAAAAAGGAAGTAAATCTATTTGTTCTAGTATAAGTTATGAATTAAAAAATAAAGGTGTAAAAGTTGCTTGACCAAAATTTAAAATTTTGCAATATGAACCAAATACAATTTTTGTTGAACCCAATTTTGATTTATATATAACTTTATCAAATAAAATTTTTGATTACATTTCAAAAAAATATTCAAAATTAATTGAAGTTTTTTCAATAGATGAATGTTGATTAGATGTAACTGATTTAACAAATATTGATAACTCTTTATTTTACGCAAATATAATAAAAAAAGACATTTTGGAAACTTTTGATATACCTATTAGTATTGGCATAAGTTACAATAAATTTTTAGCAAAAATGAGTTCTGATTTAGCAAAGCCATTTGGAATAACTTTAACAAAAAAAGAGGATATAGAAAAAAATATTTGAAAATTACCTATTGAGAAATATTTTGGTATTGGGAAATCTAGTTCAGTAAAATTAAGAAACATAAAAATAAATACAATTGAAGATTTAGCAAAATCGTCTCATTTAGATCAAAATATTTATAATATTTTTGGGAAAAGAACTCAAAAGTATATAAATGAAGCTAATGGAATATCTTCGGATGAACTTGAATTAGAACATAATGAATTAAAAGAAATAGGTAATGAAGTAACTTTTTCTGAAATAGATATTGATGATAAAAAAGATATTTATAAAATAATAAAAATGCTTTCAGAAAAAGTTTCTCATAGAGCATATAATAGAAGTATGTTAGCGACGGTAATATCGTTTTTAGTAAGGAATAATGAAGGAAAATGATATTCTAAGCAAATAACTTTCAAAAAACCTACAAATGATTTTGAATTTATTTATAAAACTTCAATTAAATTATTTGACAAATATTGAAATGAAGAATTAATCAAAGGCGTTGGTATAAGACTTAAAAATTTAATTTTTGAATTCGATTACTATAAACAATTAAATTTATTTGAAGATTATAAAGAGGATAATAGCAAAATAAATAATTTAATTAGAAATATAAATAATAAGTTTAAAAAATCAGTTCTTAAGACCGGATATCAATTTGAAAGAGAAAAAACAAAAAATAGTATACAATCAAGATATATTCAAAATGATATTTTAAAAAAATAA
- a CDS encoding pseudouridine synthase, producing MSELIRVQKLLAQAGIASRRKIEEYIEKGLVKINGIVAKLGDKADINDEIKFNNQIVTFNSTNFVYFLLNKPEKTITTVKDPKGRTTVVDLIDTNERIVPVGRLDYNTTGTLLLTNDLELVNKLTHPKYEIPRMYRARIDSPLNKRAFDKLNSEKGVLVNDKLSFQNVLQVDTKSYLIELHVGSYHHIKELFKAVKHEVINLKRVSYANLNVEKLPLGAYRKLTLKEIKDLKLIIANAEKQLEKKK from the coding sequence ATGTCAGAACTTATTAGAGTACAAAAACTTTTAGCTCAAGCTGGTATAGCTTCAAGAAGGAAAATCGAAGAATATATTGAAAAAGGTTTAGTTAAAATAAATGGTATTGTTGCTAAACTTGGTGATAAAGCTGACATAAACGACGAAATTAAATTTAATAATCAAATTGTTACTTTTAATTCTACAAACTTTGTTTACTTTTTACTAAACAAACCTGAGAAAACAATAACTACAGTAAAAGATCCAAAAGGTAGAACTACGGTAGTTGATTTAATTGATACCAATGAACGTATTGTTCCTGTTGGGAGATTAGATTATAATACAACAGGTACATTATTATTAACTAATGATTTAGAACTAGTTAATAAGCTTACACACCCAAAATATGAAATACCAAGGATGTATCGTGCAAGAATAGATTCTCCTTTAAATAAAAGAGCATTTGACAAATTAAACTCTGAAAAAGGAGTTTTGGTAAATGACAAATTATCATTTCAAAATGTATTACAAGTTGATACAAAAAGTTATTTAATAGAACTACACGTCGGATCATATCATCATATTAAAGAATTATTTAAAGCAGTAAAACACGAGGTGATAAATTTAAAAAGAGTAAGTTATGCTAATTTAAACGTAGAAAAACTGCCTTTAGGTGCTTATAGAAAATTAACATTAAAAGAGATTAAAGATTTAAAATTAATCATTGCAAATGCTGAAAAACAATTAGAAAAGAAAAAATAA
- a CDS encoding ABC transporter permease: protein MSKFRKWFSSIYIHLILACVYIPLFFVVVYSFNKPTDKGFISTTWNGKTFEHWSTFFEEGRLNALVNSLIIAGSVSVIVITISLITVFGMWRQRNKKLNQAIMSINNIPLINPDNITAIGLVLVFGILFGVLGSYSEGIWRGIVGQTIMALPYGITIMLPRSEKFNGNQFEAAQDLGYGKVRSWFKTYFIYMLPSIIFAGLVAAFLSFDDFIILRTVSNTSTLGTKLYEGQFKGWGLVVGAGILVFVLIGNIAYITFKSITAKKIKNKKIIQDQNQVLTLFEEKNVNKSTIRGENE from the coding sequence ATGAGTAAATTTAGAAAATGATTTAGTTCAATTTACATTCACTTAATTTTAGCTTGTGTTTATATCCCATTATTTTTTGTTGTTGTTTATTCTTTTAATAAACCAACTGATAAAGGTTTTATATCTACAACATGAAACGGAAAAACATTTGAACATTGAAGTACCTTTTTTGAAGAAGGCAGACTAAATGCATTAGTTAACTCATTAATAATAGCCGGATCAGTTAGTGTTATAGTTATCACAATAAGTTTAATTACAGTTTTTGGTATGTGAAGACAAAGAAATAAAAAACTTAATCAAGCTATTATGTCTATTAATAACATTCCTTTAATTAATCCAGATAATATTACTGCAATTGGTTTAGTATTAGTTTTTGGAATTCTTTTCGGTGTTTTAGGATCTTATAGTGAGGGAATTTGAAGAGGTATAGTAGGACAAACCATCATGGCTCTTCCTTATGGTATAACAATAATGTTACCAAGAAGTGAAAAATTCAATGGCAATCAATTTGAAGCAGCTCAAGATTTAGGATATGGTAAAGTAAGATCTTGATTTAAGACTTATTTCATTTATATGTTGCCTTCAATTATTTTTGCAGGTTTAGTAGCAGCTTTTTTAAGTTTTGATGATTTCATTATTCTTAGAACTGTTTCAAATACTTCAACTCTAGGGACAAAATTATATGAAGGACAATTTAAAGGTTGAGGTTTAGTTGTTGGTGCAGGAATACTAGTTTTTGTATTAATAGGAAACATTGCTTATATAACTTTTAAATCTATAACAGCTAAGAAAATTAAAAATAAAAAAATAATTCAAGATCAAAATCAAGTATTAACATTGTTTGAAGAAAAAAATGTTAATAAAAGCACTATAAGAGGGGAAAATGAGTAA
- a CDS encoding nicotinate-nucleotide adenylyltransferase, with protein MKIGLFGGSFDPVHSGHIKIAEFAYDNLNLDKIYFIPAATNPFKKGKKIADSHHRVNMLNLALENFKGNYEVSLFEIKRGGMSYTFETIRYFKNKYPNDELFFIMGSDSLAKFNKWEFVDEMVSKCKFVVYKREKNFNKINAKKYNIKIMNNPILEESSTKVRQGSLQYTPLKVNEYIGNNFLYAKEIVHSILSQTRAKHCVATAEFAAEFAKIAKYDAKKAYYAGLFHDICKELSEQDSREFIKQFDKDAYDKNKYPKYKLHQICGALWFKYIYMNNDEEIYNAIRIHTSLDNELNTLDKVLFVADKICDGRAFSGVQKLRKEVMIDCFEGFKKVVKINYDFNVEKGITFTEEQQKIYDKWMEKE; from the coding sequence ATGAAAATAGGATTATTTGGAGGATCTTTTGATCCTGTCCATTCTGGACATATAAAAATTGCAGAGTTTGCATATGATAATTTAAATTTAGATAAAATTTATTTTATACCTGCAGCAACAAACCCTTTTAAAAAAGGTAAAAAAATAGCTGATTCTCATCATAGAGTAAATATGTTAAATTTAGCTTTAGAAAATTTTAAAGGAAATTATGAAGTTTCTCTTTTTGAAATAAAAAGAGGTGGAATGAGTTATACCTTTGAAACAATCAGGTATTTTAAAAATAAATATCCAAATGATGAACTTTTTTTTATAATGGGTTCTGATAGTTTAGCAAAATTTAATAAATGAGAATTTGTTGATGAAATGGTTTCAAAATGTAAATTTGTTGTTTATAAAAGAGAAAAAAATTTTAACAAAATTAATGCTAAAAAATATAATATAAAAATAATGAATAACCCTATTTTAGAAGAGTCTTCAACAAAAGTAAGACAAGGTTCTCTACAATATACACCTTTAAAAGTTAATGAATATATTGGAAATAATTTTTTATATGCAAAAGAAATTGTACATTCAATTTTATCTCAAACAAGAGCAAAACATTGTGTAGCGACAGCTGAATTTGCAGCTGAATTTGCTAAAATTGCAAAATATGATGCAAAAAAGGCTTATTATGCGGGATTATTTCATGATATTTGTAAAGAACTATCAGAACAAGATTCTAGAGAATTTATAAAGCAATTTGATAAAGATGCATATGATAAAAATAAATATCCAAAATATAAACTCCATCAAATTTGTGGAGCTCTTTGATTTAAATATATTTATATGAACAATGATGAAGAAATATATAATGCAATTAGAATTCACACTTCTTTAGATAATGAACTAAATACCCTAGATAAAGTTTTATTTGTTGCTGACAAAATATGCGACGGAAGAGCATTTTCTGGTGTTCAAAAATTAAGAAAAGAAGTAATGATTGATTGTTTTGAAGGGTTTAAAAAAGTCGTAAAAATAAATTATGATTTTAATGTTGAAAAAGGTATAACTTTTACTGAAGAACAACAAAAAATATATGATAAATGAATGGAAAAAGAATAA